In Pseudocalidococcus azoricus BACA0444, a single genomic region encodes these proteins:
- a CDS encoding glycosyltransferase family 4 protein, with protein sequence MKIVLISNYIPDGQESMLRFARLLYKNYQDIGHDVKIIHPPIILGRFGKPHQGLGKWLGYIDKFFLFSLKLFYIKADIIHLCDHGNAMLIPYIKYKKHLVTCHDLLAIRSALGLVPENPTLRSGRIFQNLIASALSQVKFAACVSEATRQALISLVKLNDSQTQVIYSGQNFSYHKLEKENIQYRLSELSDLTLFPFILHIGDEKWYKNRPGLLRIYSLYLKQNPASQVKLVLAGKPLSHSLKQYIHELGLKEKVIECIKPTNEQLEALYSAAQALLFPSLDEGFGWPVIEAQACGCPVVCSNNGALAEVAACGALTAPAENEKELARLLEKAIHDQQTREQMIREGYENTKKFTTKRMINEYLELYQKIIDDQV encoded by the coding sequence ATGAAAATTGTCCTCATTAGTAACTATATTCCTGACGGACAAGAGAGTATGTTACGTTTTGCGCGCCTACTCTACAAAAATTATCAAGATATTGGTCATGATGTTAAAATTATTCATCCACCAATAATTTTGGGTCGTTTTGGTAAGCCTCATCAAGGCTTAGGTAAATGGTTAGGATACATTGACAAATTTTTTCTATTCTCACTAAAACTATTTTATATAAAGGCAGATATTATTCATCTTTGCGATCACGGAAATGCCATGCTTATCCCGTACATCAAATACAAAAAGCACTTGGTGACATGCCATGACTTATTAGCTATACGTTCTGCATTAGGTCTAGTTCCGGAGAATCCTACATTAAGAAGTGGTCGTATATTTCAGAATTTGATTGCCAGTGCTTTATCACAAGTAAAATTTGCCGCTTGTGTTTCTGAAGCAACCCGACAGGCCTTGATATCTTTAGTCAAATTAAATGATTCTCAAACACAAGTAATTTACTCGGGACAGAACTTCAGTTATCACAAGCTTGAAAAAGAAAATATTCAATATCGATTAAGTGAGCTATCAGATTTAACCCTATTCCCTTTTATTCTTCATATTGGTGATGAGAAATGGTACAAAAATCGCCCGGGACTGCTCCGAATTTACTCTCTTTACCTTAAACAGAATCCAGCGTCTCAAGTTAAATTGGTATTAGCTGGCAAGCCATTATCACACTCCTTAAAGCAATATATTCATGAGTTGGGACTAAAAGAAAAAGTAATTGAATGTATCAAACCCACCAATGAACAACTTGAAGCCTTGTATTCAGCTGCCCAGGCCCTATTGTTTCCATCTCTTGATGAAGGCTTTGGTTGGCCAGTGATTGAAGCTCAGGCTTGTGGATGTCCGGTTGTGTGTAGTAATAATGGTGCCTTAGCAGAAGTTGCTGCTTGTGGAGCTTTAACAGCGCCTGCTGAGAATGAAAAGGAGTTGGCGCGATTACTTGAGAAAGCAATACATGATCAACAAACTCGAGAACAAATGATTAGGGAAGGGTATGAAAATACAAAAAAATTTACTACAAAAAGAATGATAAATGAATATCTAGAACTGTATCAAAAAATTATTGATGATCAAGTTTGA
- a CDS encoding GDP-mannose 4,6-dehydratase, with product MKHALVCGIAGQDGSYLAELLLNKGYKVFGTSRDAQVSTLGNLVKLGIRDKVCLYSMSLNDFRSVLQVLSRVQPDEIYNLAGQTSVGLSFEQPVETMESISLGTLNLLEAIRFFNPEIKLYNAGSSECFGDTDQLPADEITPFRPRSPYAVAKSAAFWQVANYREAYHLYACSGILFNHESPLRPKRFVTQKIVQSACDITRGTSEKLRLGNLKIVRDWGWAPEYVQAMYRMLQQTEPEDYVIATGKSHSLEQFITYVFEYLSLDWQEHVISDSDLFRPTDIAYSCGNPAKAAVKLNWQAQTSLKEIAKRMVDSVL from the coding sequence ATGAAACATGCTTTAGTTTGTGGAATAGCTGGTCAAGATGGATCATATCTAGCTGAACTTTTATTAAATAAAGGTTATAAAGTTTTTGGAACGTCTCGCGATGCTCAAGTTAGTACACTTGGTAATCTAGTTAAGTTGGGCATAAGAGATAAAGTTTGTTTATACTCTATGTCACTGAATGATTTTAGAAGTGTTTTGCAGGTTTTGAGCCGAGTACAACCCGATGAAATCTACAACCTAGCTGGACAAACATCAGTTGGCTTGTCTTTTGAGCAACCTGTAGAGACAATGGAGAGTATTTCCTTAGGAACTCTTAATTTATTAGAGGCTATTCGCTTTTTTAACCCAGAAATCAAGCTCTACAATGCAGGTTCTAGTGAATGTTTTGGAGATACTGATCAACTCCCTGCAGATGAAATAACTCCCTTTCGCCCTCGCAGCCCCTATGCTGTAGCTAAGTCTGCTGCATTTTGGCAAGTTGCAAATTATCGTGAGGCTTATCATCTTTATGCTTGTTCAGGGATTTTATTTAATCACGAGTCACCCCTTCGCCCCAAGCGATTTGTTACGCAGAAGATTGTTCAGTCTGCTTGCGATATTACTCGTGGAACATCAGAAAAACTAAGATTAGGTAATTTAAAGATTGTGCGTGATTGGGGGTGGGCACCTGAATATGTCCAGGCCATGTACAGAATGCTACAACAAACTGAACCAGAAGATTATGTGATTGCTACCGGAAAGAGTCACTCATTGGAACAATTTATTACCTATGTTTTTGAATACTTGAGCCTAGATTGGCAAGAGCACGTGATCAGTGACTCCGATCTATTTCGTCCAACAGATATTGCCTACAGCTGCGGTAACCCAGCCAAAGCAGCTGTAAAACTCAACTGGCAGGCCCAAACATCACTCAAGGAAATTGCAAAACGTATGGTAGATTCAGTTCTATAA